The sequence ACCAACCAAAACTAAATAGATTAACCCAAACTATTTAAAATATACACATAGAACGCAACGAAAAAAAAATAATTGCCCTAGGAATGATTAAATAAATGTTAAAATTTAAATCCTAAAAAAACACACATAAAACTGTTATTTCGGATATTGAAACTATTTCTTTACCTTTGAATTTCCTAAAAATTTTATAAAAAATGGAAAAACCGAAGTTTGCTGTCATTGGTGGAGGGAGTTGGGCAACTGCAATTGCAAAAATGTTATGTGAAAACCAAGAAAAAATTGCTTGGTATATGAGAAGCACCTACGCACTAGAATGTATTAAACATCAAAAGCATAACCCTAATTATTTAAGTTCTGTTCAGTTTGACAATGACAAATTAATATTGACGAATGATATTAACGAAGCTGTAGCATTTGCTGATTATGTTATTTTCGCAATACCTTCTGCATTTTTAAAAGGTGAATTGGAAAAACTTACTGTAGATTTATCTAATAAAATTATTTTTTCAGCTATTAAAGGAATTGTACCTGAAACAAGCTTAATTGTTGGTGAACATTTTCACACACAATACAATATCCCTTATGATAATATTGGTGTTTTAACTGGTCCTTGTCATGCCGAAGAGGTTGCAATGGAGCGTTTATCATATTTAACTATTGCTTGTAGCGATAAAGATAAGGCAAAATATGTAGCTGATAACTTAAGTTCTTACTACATTAAAGCAAAAACTACCGATGATATTATTGGTACCGAATATGCAGCTGTTCTTAAAAATATCTATTCTATTGCGGCTGGTAT is a genomic window of Flavobacterium jumunjinense containing:
- a CDS encoding NAD(P)H-dependent glycerol-3-phosphate dehydrogenase — protein: MEKPKFAVIGGGSWATAIAKMLCENQEKIAWYMRSTYALECIKHQKHNPNYLSSVQFDNDKLILTNDINEAVAFADYVIFAIPSAFLKGELEKLTVDLSNKIIFSAIKGIVPETSLIVGEHFHTQYNIPYDNIGVLTGPCHAEEVAMERLSYLTIACSDKDKAKYVADNLSSYYIKAKTTDDIIGTEYAAVLKNIYSIAAGIAHGLGYGDNFQAVLMSNAIREMKKFIRKVHKMKRNINNSAYLGDLLVTGYSVFSRNRMFGNMIGKGYTVKSAQMEMSMIAEGYYAAKSAYKLNQEHKADTPIIDAVYRILYEGKEAKEEFKKLTEKLN